From the genome of Scytonema hofmannii PCC 7110, one region includes:
- a CDS encoding tetratricopeptide repeat protein yields the protein MKSKNPIIFTLLLRSAIVFSPALLSVGIASAQKAPSSSSEVAPAPLVLSQNQGQGGQWSEEQRSFVRTTILLNVWLGILTLVPVTVIASLLLLRRAAIRAIVDKAMERLEGLEELEKQLVTVKQESQKLIYEIKTISSELEKEAETLQQKIKIEQESLSKVPFEVSQSKEQILAELTVLIQKSQQEVQTLESEFASYLSEFESQAQQKRNLTLNNLGQLESELTSQLVEMKSGVQQERDIALEDLVKYQSEFTSQLSGLHSETEKRRNQVLENLEQLQTEFASQLVELKLGIQQQKDIALEDLAKSQSEFTFQISGLHSEAEKRRNRVLENLEQLQTEFASQLVELKLGIQQQKDIALEDLAKSQSEFASEISGLHSNAEQRRNQVLENLEQLQTEFASQLVALKLGIQQQKDIALKDLAKSQSEFASEISGLHSNAEQRRNQVLENLEQLQTEFASQLVELKLGVQQQKDIALEDLAKSQSEFTSQLSGLHSDAEKGRNQVLENLEQLQTEFASQLSELKVGAQDQKDATNDSLIELEDQLKFYASGFESDIKQQKDKVIESLKQLRTEFASQLSKLRVDAQRRQQIILEDLEKSGNEFSSQFSELQKDAQQEKAIALEKLEKLESEFVSQLSELQRDAQQRKDELLEQISDVASQPIVEPATSVVKKEIQKILQQPQEVSSEVIPEVSSEPVGDRLIEIVPASADTQLDSLAENYIKQGEVLFAQKNYEDAFAAYNQAIEIQPNNPVAWLNRGMTLGRLKQYRDAIDSYEQALKLKPDYHQAWVDVGVALGYLGKHKEALTAFKKATRVKPDDGVAWLNRGLALQELEQDEEAVDCFDKAIKFKPDSHKAWNNRGYSLVMLGRDDEAIGSFDKALEIKPDYANAYYNKAICFAMQRQVKSSVENLQKAINLNPNFKEQAASDIDFDDIASDKRFQELIGFEAFTQ from the coding sequence CTGACTCTTGTTCCAGTCACAGTGATTGCTTCACTCCTGCTATTGAGACGAGCGGCAATCCGTGCGATTGTGGACAAAGCGATGGAACGGTTAGAGGGACTCGAAGAATTAGAAAAACAGCTAGTCACTGTAAAGCAGGAATCACAAAAACTTATATATGAAATTAAAACCATTTCCTCTGAACTAGAAAAGGAAGCAGAAACTCTGCAACAAAAAATTAAAATAGAACAAGAAAGTCTATCCAAAGTTCCATTTGAGGTATCTCAATCTAAAGAGCAGATATTAGCGGAACTAACAGTCTTAATACAAAAATCCCAACAAGAGGTACAAACTCTAGAATCTGAGTTTGCTTCTTACTTATCTGAGTTTGAATCTCAAGCTCAACAGAAAAGAAACCTGACTCTGAATAATTTAGGGCAATTGGAATCTGAACTGACTTCTCAACTTGTTGAAATGAAATCGGGAGTACAACAGGAAAGAGATATTGCCCTTGAAGATTTGGTAAAATATCAGTCAGAGTTTACTTCCCAACTTTCTGGATTGCATTCAGAGACCGAAAAACGCAGGAATCAAGTTCTGGAAAATTTGGAGCAATTACAAACAGAATTTGCTTCTCAATTGGTTGAGCTAAAGTTAGGAATACAGCAGCAAAAAGATATTGCCCTTGAAGATTTGGCAAAATCTCAGTCAGAGTTTACTTTTCAAATTTCTGGATTGCATTCAGAGGCCGAAAAACGCAGGAATCGAGTCTTGGAAAATTTGGAGCAATTACAAACAGAATTTGCTTCTCAATTGGTTGAGCTAAAGTTAGGAATACAACAGCAAAAAGATATTGCCCTTGAAGATTTGGCAAAATCTCAGTCGGAGTTTGCCTCTGAAATCTCCGGATTGCATTCAAATGCAGAACAACGCAGGAATCAAGTCCTGGAAAATTTGGAGCAATTACAAACAGAATTTGCTTCTCAATTGGTTGCTCTCAAGTTAGGAATACAACAGCAAAAAGATATTGCCCTTAAAGATTTGGCAAAATCTCAGTCGGAGTTTGCCTCTGAAATCTCCGGATTGCATTCAAATGCAGAACAACGCAGGAATCAAGTTCTGGAAAATTTGGAGCAATTACAAACAGAATTTGCTTCTCAATTGGTTGAGCTAAAGTTAGGAGTACAACAGCAAAAAGATATTGCCCTTGAAGATTTGGCAAAATCTCAGTCAGAGTTTACTTCCCAACTTTCTGGATTGCATTCAGATGCCGAAAAAGGCAGGAATCAAGTCCTGGAAAATTTGGAGCAATTACAAACAGAATTTGCTTCTCAACTTTCTGAATTAAAAGTTGGTGCTCAAGACCAAAAAGATGCAACTAATGACAGTTTGATAGAGTTGGAAGATCAACTGAAATTCTATGCATCTGGATTTGAGTCTGACATAAAACAACAAAAAGATAAAGTTATTGAAAGTTTAAAGCAATTGAGAACGGAATTTGCCTCACAACTCTCTAAGTTGCGGGTAGATGCTCAACGGCGACAACAAATTATCCTTGAAGATTTAGAAAAATCAGGAAATGAATTTTCTTCTCAATTCTCTGAACTACAGAAAGACGCTCAACAAGAAAAAGCGATCGCTCTGGAAAAGCTAGAAAAATTGGAATCAGAATTTGTTTCTCAACTTTCGGAATTACAGAGAGATGCCCAACAAAGAAAAGATGAACTTCTAGAACAGATATCTGATGTGGCTTCTCAACCAATCGTAGAACCTGCAACCTCTGTAGTTAAGAAAGAAATACAGAAGATATTGCAACAACCGCAAGAGGTGAGTAGCGAAGTTATTCCTGAAGTTAGTTCAGAACCTGTTGGCGATCGCTTGATTGAAATAGTTCCAGCATCTGCTGACACTCAACTGGATTCTCTGGCAGAAAATTATATTAAACAGGGAGAGGTTCTTTTTGCCCAAAAGAACTATGAAGATGCATTTGCTGCTTACAACCAAGCAATTGAGATCCAACCAAACAACCCTGTTGCTTGGTTAAACCGAGGTATGACTTTAGGAAGATTAAAACAGTATAGAGATGCAATTGATTCTTACGAGCAAGCTTTGAAACTTAAGCCCGATTACCATCAAGCATGGGTTGATGTAGGCGTAGCACTGGGATACTTAGGAAAACACAAGGAAGCTTTGACTGCTTTTAAAAAAGCTACGCGAGTTAAACCTGATGATGGAGTGGCTTGGTTAAACCGGGGTCTTGCTTTGCAAGAGTTGGAACAAGATGAGGAAGCAGTCGATTGTTTTGATAAAGCTATCAAATTTAAGCCTGACTCTCATAAAGCTTGGAATAACCGAGGTTACTCCCTGGTGATGCTTGGGCGAGATGATGAAGCAATTGGAAGCTTTGATAAGGCACTAGAAATTAAACCGGATTATGCCAATGCCTACTATAACAAAGCTATCTGTTTTGCGATGCAGAGGCAGGTTAAATCATCTGTAGAAAATTTGCAAAAAGCTATTAACCTCAATCCTAACTTTAAGGAACAAGCAGCCAGTGACATAGATTTTGATGATATTGCGTCTGATAAGCGTTTCCAAGAGTTGATAGGGTTTGAAGCATTTACGCAGTAA